The following are encoded together in the Panicum virgatum strain AP13 chromosome 6K, P.virgatum_v5, whole genome shotgun sequence genome:
- the LOC120711868 gene encoding uncharacterized protein LOC120711868 isoform X1, with the protein MEPWQEALADIFLRSTELMKDARGIASLSGIVPPLVPFVQTFAAVITAAHTGSLYYIATAPKVMYIGVMGRLGRFHSHRQKCVNKDATAVVHPCATICLM; encoded by the exons atggaacCATGGCAG GAAGCATTAGCTGATATTTTCCTGAGGAGCACGGAGCTCATGAAAGACGCTAGAGGGATTGCATCCCTG AGCGGAATTGTTCCTCCTTTGGTACCATTTGTTCAAACATTCGCAGCAGTCATCACTGCAGCCCACACAGGATCCCTCTACTATATAGCCACTGCTCCGAAAG TGATGTATATAGGTGTAATGGGAAGATTGGGACGATTCCATTCTCATCGTCAAAAATGTGTCAACAAGGATGCAACAGCAGTTGTGCACCCATGTGCAACTATATGTTTGATGTAA
- the LOC120711868 gene encoding uncharacterized protein LOC120711868 isoform X2 — protein MEPWQEALADIFLRSTELMKDARGIASLSGIVPPLVPFVQTFAAVITAAHTGSLYYIATAPKGVMGRLGRFHSHRQKCVNKDATAVVHPCATICLM, from the exons atggaacCATGGCAG GAAGCATTAGCTGATATTTTCCTGAGGAGCACGGAGCTCATGAAAGACGCTAGAGGGATTGCATCCCTG AGCGGAATTGTTCCTCCTTTGGTACCATTTGTTCAAACATTCGCAGCAGTCATCACTGCAGCCCACACAGGATCCCTCTACTATATAGCCACTGCTCCGAAAG GTGTAATGGGAAGATTGGGACGATTCCATTCTCATCGTCAAAAATGTGTCAACAAGGATGCAACAGCAGTTGTGCACCCATGTGCAACTATATGTTTGATGTAA
- the LOC120711869 gene encoding ribosome-inactivating protein-like — MAAPKPEFTDSFVVQTGNYGDFVRLCRQNVIKYCSNVTGIAQPVLPQEQPIPKRWFHVLLRTETSSLTLAVRMDNLYLVGFRTPAGVWWEFNNEQGKHLITGARWLGFGGRYQDLIGQKALETVTLGRFQMTEAVNVLAKHPGGTPAAVAEELQPQGGVLVSAEGGVQQADPSAEAKSKLAKLVIMICEGLRFLTVSGTVDKEFENPAATVTQMQGKQVNKWDRISAAVFKWAQDPTAEFPDLEEVGVEDRNDAARIVALVKFQKAN, encoded by the coding sequence atGGCGGCGCCAAAACCCGAGTTCACGGATTCCTTCGTCGTGCAAACCGGCAACTACGGCGACTTCGTCCGCCTGTGCCGGCAAAATGTGATCAAATACTGCAGCAACGTCACGGGCATCGCTCAGCCCGTGCtgccgcaggagcagccgaTCCCCAAGCGCTGGTTCCACGTCCTCCTCCGCACCGAGACCAGCTCCCTCACGCTGGCCGTGCGCATGGACAACCTCTACCTCGTCGGCTTCAGGACCCCAGCCGGGGTGTGGTGGGAgttcaacaacgagcaaggcaAGCACCTCATCACGGGCGCCAGGTGGCTCGGCTTCGGCGGCCGGTACCAGGATCTCATCGGCCAGAAGGCGCTGGAGACCGTCACGCTGGGCCGTTTCCAGATGACCGAAGCCGTCAATGTCCTGGCGAAGCACCCCGGCGGCACACCTGctgcggtggcggaggagctGCAGCCGCAGGGCGGCGTATTGGTATCGGCGGAGGGTGGCGTTCAGCAGGCCGACCCGTCCGCCGAGGCCAAGAGCAAGCTGGCGAAGCTGGTGATCATGATCTGCGAGGGGCTGCGCTTCCTCACTGTGTCCGGCACGGTGGACAAGGAGTTCGAGAACCCCGCGGCGACGGTGACCCAGATGCAGGGGAAGCAGGTGAATAAGTGGGATAGGATCTCGGCGGCGGTGTTCAAGTGGGCTCAGGACCCGACTGCTGAGTTCCCCGATCTGGAGGAGGTGGGCGTCGAGGACAGAAACGATGCAGCCAGGATCGTCGCGCTCGTCAAATTTCAGAAGGCCAACTAG